Genomic DNA from Eschrichtius robustus isolate mEscRob2 chromosome 4, mEscRob2.pri, whole genome shotgun sequence:
atgataaattctttgaaaaacacaactgacaaaagaataaaaagaaaatctgaatcaTTCCGTAGCTGTTAAATTAAAGtatttaacaaaaacaaacaacaacaaaaactgtatGAGGACATTAGGAGAAAGAAATTTGTAGGGCAATTTTACTTCTGAGTATAGattcaaaaattctaaacaaaatattataaagaaaatccaccaatatataaaaaggataatacatccaGACGAATGTGGGTTTATTCTAAAAATGCAAGGTTGCTTTAACACAGACATTTATCCATGTAGTCACCAATatttattaacaaagtgaaggaggaaatgttctTATCTCAATcgttacaggaagaaaaaaaaattttgataaaattcagcattCACTGATCAAGACAATGAAGTAAAGGTATAAGGattggaaaaagtaaataaaaccatCATTATACCTGGATGATATGATTGTGTATgtagaaaattaaaaggaatctACAAACTGTGAAATTGCTGAATTAGTTTTGCAAGGTTGCTCAATGCATGGTAAATATGTAAAACTTAATTGaatttctctctctgtatatataggtatatgcCACATATAAGTAAGTAATACTATTTTCAAAACTTCAAAAGCATCAGATGCCTAGAAATAAATCTCACAAAATATGCTCAAGACGTCTGtgtagaaaatcataagacattaTTGTGATAATGAAGACCCAAAtcaatggaaagatatatcatgctcgTGGATTGAAAGATTCAATATTGTAGTGATGTCAATAATTCCAAAATATCTATAGATTCATGGCATTGCCAATTAAAATCAAtgggtttgggcttccctggtggctcagtggttaagaatccgcctgccaatgcagggaacacggattcaaaacctggtccgggaagatcccacatgccacggagcaactaagcccgtgagccacaattactgagcccgagtgccacaactactgaagcccgcacgcctagagcccatgctccgcaacaagagaagccactgcaatgagaagcctgcacactgcagtgaaacgtagcccccgttcaccacaactagagaaagcccacgtgcggcaacgaagacccaacgcagccaaaaataaaataaatttctttaaaaaaaatcagtgggttttgtttttgaaactGATAAGCTGATTCTGTAATTTATAAGAATATGCAAAACACCAAGACTAAGACTCACTTAAAGAAGAACAGGGAGGAAGGCCTTGCTCTCCTGGATATGAAGATATGTCATATATTTAATACAGTGTGTTACCGGTACAAGGATAGACAAATAGACATTGGATCAGATTAGAGAGCCCTGAAACAGACTGACCCTTGGATGGACACGTGAATATTGGCAAAGGTAATACTGTTGATTGTTTCCCCAAAATGATCTTTTGAAAAACGTGCTGAGTCAAACACTGCTTGCTGCACTTGGTTCACTGCAGATGAGAAGGTTCTGATGGTCTGATTGTCCCTCCGTCCCACAAACCACCTTGCTCTGCCTGGGGTTCTCAGCACCGCTTCCACCTACTAGTGCCAAGTGCAAGACAGGTTGACAAGCATGGGAcctttttcttttggttaaagGGCATGCTCCTCCTGGAGCTGTATTCAGTGAAAGTTGTTCAAGGAGAGCTGTGGTTTGGCACTGTGAGATCTCTTAACTCACAGGGGCATCAGGACAGGCAAGGGGCATGCTGCAATATAAGATCTGAAGTATACAAATAGGAGGTTGTAAATCCATATGGTTAAGCCTAGCCCTTTTCTTGAACTGCTTGCTTTTTCATCCTCCATCATTCATTTACTTTCATCTTTCAACCCACGTTTGGTCCTGCTCCATATTCCTAGATGGTACTGTGCCTTTAAGTCATTGCTCAGTGGTGGTCTGTTGCTGGATGTGTGAGGGAATTCATTTTTTATCCTTATTCATACATTCCATTTCCCTGTCAGTTatttcttggtgtgtgtgtgtgtgtgtgtgtgtgtgtacacgcgtGCTACATCTTACAAAACGTTTCTCAAGAACTGGAATTAAGCTATGCTGTCAAACACAATCACTCATTTGAACCTCTTTTCTTTGTAGGTGAGATCACTGGACAATGCCACCTGCATTGTGGACAGTGTGGGTCTTGGGGTCTGTAATCAGCCTCCCCAAGGAAGGAGCCTCTGATCAGGCTTCTTCTCTGTCTTGTGACCCCACTGGTGTCTGCGATGGCCGCTCCAGATCTTTCAACTCCATCCCCTCAGGTCTCACGGCAGCTGTGAAAAGCCTTGACCTGTCCAGCAATGAGATCACCTATGTCAGCAACAGTGACCTGCGGAGGTGTGTGAACCTCAGGGCTCTGAGGCTGGGGGCCAATGAAATTCACACAGTGgaggaagattcttttttttccctgaggaGTCTTGAATATTTGGACTTATCCTATAATCGTTTATCTAACTTCTCATCCTCCTGGTTCAGATCCCTTTCTGCCTTGAAATTCTTAAACTTACTGGGAAATTTATACAAAACACTCGGGGAAAGATCTCTTTTTTCTCATCTTCCAAATCTGCGAATCCTGAAAGTAGGAAATAGTAACAGCTTCACTGAGATTCAGGAAAAGGATTTCGCTGGGCTAACTCTTCTTGAGAAACTTGAGATTAATGCTCCAAATCTGCAGACATATGCGCCAAAGAGTTTAAAGTCAATCCAGAACATCAGCCATCTGATTCTTCATCTGAAGCAGCCTATTTTACTGCTGGAgatttttgtagatattttaagtTCCTTAGAATGTTTAGAACTGAGAGATACTAATTTGaacacttttcatttttcagaagtATCCATCAATGAAACGAATACATCGATTAAAAAGTTTACATTTAGAAATGTGCAAATCACTGACGAAAGTTTTATTGAAGTTGTGAAACTGTTTAATTATGTTTCTGGAGTCTTAGAAGTAGAGTTTGATGACTGTACCCATGATGGAGTTGGTGATTTTAGGACATTGACTCTGGACACAATTAAATACCTAGGTGACGTGGAGACATTAACAATACGGAAGTTGCATATTCCACAGTTTTTCTTATATCATGATCTGAGTAATATATATTCACTCAcaggaaaagttaaaagaatCACAATAGAAAACAGTAAGGTTTTTCTGGTTCCTTGTTTACTTTCACAACATTTAAAATCATTAGAATATTTGGATCTCAGTGAAAACTTAATGTCTGAAGAAACCTTGAAAAACTCAGCCTGTGAGCATGCTTGGCCCTTCCTAAAAACCTTAGTTTTAAGGCAGAATCGTTTGAAATCATTAGAAAAAACTGGAGAAATTTTGCTTACTCTGCAAAACCTGACTAACCTTGATATCAGTAAGAATAATTTTCATTCAATGCCTGAAACTTGTCAGTGGCcaggaaaaatgaaatatttgaacTTATCCAGCACAAGAATACAAAGTTTAACCCGTTGCATTCCCCAGACACTGGAAATTTTAGATATTAGCAATAACAATCTCGattcattttctttgattttgccaGAACTCAAAGAACTTTATATTTCCAGAAATAAGTTGAAGACTCTACCAGATGCCTCCTTCTTACCTGTGTTATTAGTTATGAGAATCAgcagaaatataataaatactttCTCTAAGGAGCAACTTGATTCTTTTCAAAATCTGAAGACTTTGGAAGCTGGTGGCAACAGCTTCATTTGCTCCTGTGACTTCCTGTCTTTCACGCAGGGGCAGCAGGCCCTGGCCCAGGTCCTGATTGACTGGCCAGAAGACTACCTGTGTGACTCTCCATCCCCCGTGCGGGGCCAGCGAGTTCAGGACACCTGGCTCTCACCTTCTGAATGCCACAGGGCAGCCGTGGTGTCTGCCGTGTGCTGTGCCCTTTTCCTGCTGCTCCTGCTCGTGGGGATTCTGTGCCACCGTTTCCACGGACTGTGGTACATGAAGATGATGTGGGCCTGGCTCCAGGCCAAGAGGAAGCCCAGGAAGGCTCCCCGCAGGGACATCTGCTATGACGCCTTTGTGTCCTACAGTGAACGGGATTCCTACTGGGTGGAGAACCTCATGGTCCAGGAGCTGGAGCACTTCAACCCTCCCTTTAAGTTGTGTCTTCACAAGCGGGACTTCATTCCTGGCAAGTGGATTATCGACAATATCATTGACTCCATTGAAAAGAGCCACAAAACCATCTTTGTGCTTTCTGAGAACTTTGTGAAGAGTGAGTGGTGCAAGTACGAGCTGGACTTCTCCCATTTTCGTCTCTTTGATGAGAACAACGATGCTGCCATTCTCATTCTGCTGGAGCCCATTGAGAAAAAGGCCATCCCCCAGCGTTTCTGTAAGCTGCGGAAGATTATGAACACCAAGACCTACTTGGAGTGGCCCACTGATGAGATGCAGCAGGAAGGGTTTTGGTTAAATTTGAGAGCTGCGATAAAGTCCTAGGATCCTTCATTAAGGGTCAGTCTTGGTCTGGTGGTGGTCTTTCTATCACTAGTTATAACTAAGTCCATTCTGACCCAATTATATGTAAACTATATGAATGAGGACTTGCTTATTAAAACAACTAAAACTGTTCAAAAACTGCTACCAGATTGGAAAAACAtggttctgggcttttctttATCCTATGAGATAATCATGATCTCACTGCATTATTGATATCTGAATTATCTGTACCAATTGGCTTAGTTCATTAGGAAACAGCAGAAATGATCAGAAGATTTCAAATGACTGTGTCCGTCAGCTTTCTGCCAGGAGACTCATCCATGTCTGTAGAGGTCGTTCTCCATCCCCCCAGCTGTCCCTTCTGTGCCTGACTGCTCTCAAGAGCAGCAAGGCAAAATGTTATTGCTGTTCTTAAAAAAGAAGTGCTGTGTGTCCCCATTAAGCTTCACAGGATACAAAAAAACGTAGAGGGTATATTTTCATATGAACTGGATCTGTCTTTCTCGGTATTTGATAAGTTTCTCCAGCCATAGTTACTTGAGAGAGGGTATATAACCCAAGATGCAGTAAATTATGTATTTCTATGAAAATGAAACTAATGAAATAAATACtcagttttgaagaatttgaaagAAGCCCCCTATATCCCTGACTCAGATCTTCAGCCTTTAACTATGTGTGAAGTTCTAATTAGTGTCTGGTTACTCTGCTTTCAGCCCCATCTTCTAGTCCGCTTCCCCTGCATCATGTTGATTTTTCCTTCTTCGAAAagtcttgtttctgattttttctcttttctgaaacaTTATAAAAGTACGTATGAGCTAAATAGATTTTTAAGCAAGTATAGACATAGAGGTTCTTCACAATGACTCAGAAATATTTGTTACACAATAATTTAAAAGATAGATACTACTTCCATATGTTAATTTTTAGAATCTAGATAATAAGACATTAAATGAATGCATTAAATTTAAAAGTGAGGAGCTATTTATGGACTTCATGCAACTCACTTCTTAAGCTGGGAACCACATGTGAAAGGAAGTGACCTTGCTCAGTCCTCAGCCAGAACTGGGTCTGTGTGGTTAGTTGGGGTCTGGAATCAGAAGGACCTGGGTTAGTACGCATGTATCTTTGGGCAACTCAATCTGACCCCAAATGTTTTCCTGTCCTTAAGATAGGGATAATAGTAAATACATCTTAGGGTCTGATGTAGATGTCAATGTGCAGTAATATCAGTAAAGCACTGGCATGCACCCCTGGATGAGGACGAACCCtatgagaatgggtaccatgggGTACTCGCACAGGGTGACAGGTGCCTGTGGtaggtgttagctattattattattttccaagaAGGAATTCCTCTTATATATTATGGTTTGTAAATGAATGTTTTTGTCTTACGGGTACTAGCAGGGATCTAGGGTATATTTTCTGTAGTTTGCAGAAAGTTATCCCaaagaaataagttcattaagtGCAGGACAGGCTTTAGTCCTTGGGAAACCCAAACAGTGGGTTCTTCTGTCTCACACAAACTCCTGGGAGACTGTAATGGAGTACCCAgcctaagaaaaaaatagacaagttCAGGAGAAGGAGACTTGAGATGCCACagaaaccaaacacaaaacagaCTTTTTGCTTTAGTCCTCTATTTCCTTCCTACATTAAGCACAATGTTAATTGTCATGAGAACTGGACAAATTTAACGTGGACTTGACCTGTAGATTTAATTTCAATAATTTAAACAGCAATAGAAAAGCTTGATAGTTAATTGatagatttaaaataatattttaaaaataatctatttttctCATTGCAAATGTttaattgtagaaaatttggacaAGAAACGAGcatataaaagaaattaagaatcaGTTCTTATCCCTTTACCTTGAGATAACCACTGGTAACTGGGTAGTATATACATATTACTTCACAAAACTGAGACtagatttaatttattaatttatttaaaattaattaatttattttttggctgcgttgggtcttcattgctgtgtgcgggctttctctcgttgcagcaagcgggggctactcttcactgtggtgcgtgggcttctcattgcagtggcttctttttgtggagcacgggctctaggcacatgggcttcagtagtcgtgttgtgtgagctcagtagttgtggttcgcaggctctagagcacaggctcagtagttgtggcacacgggtttagttgctccacggcatgtgggatcttcccagaccagggctcaaacctgtgtccctgcgttggcaagtggattcttaaccactgcgccaccagggaagcccctgagattAGATTTTAAATGCCTAAACTGTGTAAAGGAAatagcatctttatttttttttgatattgtttaGTAATTATCTAACATTTCTGAACTCTGAGGGTCATTCAGAATTCCATGAAGACACATGCTGGTTTATTTGCCCAGAGTCCTAAAGGGTCTTCACTCAGCTCTCCATAAAAGGCGGATGGCAAATACATCAGAGGTGAATTTAAGGGTTCTGctacaaaagaaaaactaatttttaGTTGGTGCTTTATCCAGCTGAGAGGTCTTTTATTTGTCTGTAGCCTGTAAGTTCAAGAATCTTGATTTATCTCTTTAATCCTTGCacatgcctggtacataataaataTTGAATTGTTGAAATGTTTGCTGAGTAGAGAAATAAAGCAGAGTTAAATCTTCTAATAATCTGGATGATGAGCCAGTTGTAATACTTAAGCACTGAGCAGTTTCAAGAAGGAAAATTACCAACCGGTAGAAATCTTACTGTGAGTTATTGTCATTACAGCTACAATGGACTTTTGTATAGCATTAAGTATGttgctgatattttttaaaaaatttattgaagtatagttgatttacaatgttgagttaatttctgctgtacagcaaagtgattcagttatacatatatacattctttttcatattcttttccattatggtttatcacaggatattgaatatagttccctgtgctatacagtaggaccttgtttatccattctgtatataatagtttgtatctgctcacccaaacttccaatccaacctgtccccactccccctccccgctggcaaccacaagtcagttctctatgtctgtgagtctgtttctgtttcatagataagttcatttgtgtcatattttagattccacatataagtggtatcatatggtatttgtctttctgtttctgacttacttcactcagtatgataatttctaggtccatccaagttgctgcaatGCGTTGCCAATGTTTCTGACAAtagatttgtttcttttctacttcataCAAATGTAATGTCTTCAGGTATTGCAGAATAGATGTCTGGTGTGATGTAGACAGTGTTGGCTGTTTAACAAATGACCAGtaacttaaaatgaattaattttgggGAGTTCAACATATTCTTGGGTTAACTTGTTCTGACTGGTCTTCCcaattctgttaattttttctttcttgcttgactaattcatttgttcagcaaatatttattgagtgcctattatgtgccaggtgctgctcCAAGTGCTGGAAAGATAGTagggaacaaaacagataaaattccCAGTCATCATGGAGGTGAAGACAAACAGTAAACAAATGAGTCTATGATATGATTTCAGGTATTGGaaagtgctgtgaagaaaataaaagcagagtATGGCCATGgattgacgtgtgtgtgtgtgtgtgtgtgtgtgtgtgtgtgtgaacagagTGTCACAGAAGAAGAGAGTGCTTCTCTTCCCTTTAGTGCAGCCCTTGGGTGGGCTGAGTGCATGGGGAAGCCCCAGGAAACCCAGCGTAGCTCTGGCCCATTGAGTGGGCTGCAACACACTGGTGCTAGAGGCTACAGGAGTGATCTCTACACAGAAGGGCTCTGTGGTGCCAAAGCTGCCACGTGGTAACAAgcacaaagaacagaaaagactTTGTCCTTAAACCATAGATTTAACAACTCTGCCTACTTCTTTGAAGATGTTGAACTGATAAGAAGGTATTTGTTGTAACTCAACGTTGTACATGAGGAGTACTTCGCAAACCTCTGAAACACGCCTCAGATGAGATCACTGTAAGCCAAAGTAGAGGTGGGATGTCCACAGTACCAAATGTGTCAGATGCGATGATTACAAAATGATTGTAATCGGAAGGATGCAAAACAcgctttatttgtttattccatTGCTCAGCTTCTCTTTAAATTCTTTCCACACAAAGTGCCAGTTGTTACTCAGTTCTCTAAATTCTTGGGGTCATctctaaaattagaaaagaatatcAATATTAAATGTAGGATTAaggattagaaaatatttcaacatgCAATACATTGCTTCTTGGGTAGGTGTGCCATGCTATTCCAGCCCTAGTGAATAATTAATGCCTTGGACGATTCCTATCACCACAGGTTGCCAGGCCACCAGATAACAAAGCCAGACCAGGATTTGCCCATATAAAAAGTGTGTGTGGAGGAGCTTCAAAATGGCGGAAGAATAAGACATGGAGagcaccttcttccccacaaatacatgaaaaatacatctacatgtggaacaactcctacagaacacctactgaatgctggcagaagacctcagacctcccaaaaggcaagaaactccccacgtacctgggtagggcaaaagaaaaaactgagacaaaagaatagggacgggacctgcaccagtgggagggagctgtgaagaaggaaaggtctccacacactaggaagccccttcgcaggcggagacggcaggtggcagagggaggaagcttcggagccacggaggagagcgcagcaacggggtgcggagggcaaagcagagagattcccgcacagaggacgggtgccgaccagcactcaccagcccgagaggcttgtctgctcacccgccggggcgggcaggggctgggagctgaggctcgggcttcggtcggatcgcagggagaggactggggttggtggcgtgaacacagcctgaagggggctagtgcgccacagctagccgggagggagtccgggaaaaagtctggaggtgcggaagaggcaagagactttttcttgcctctttgtttcctggtgcgcgaggagaggggattaagagtgctgcTTAAAGGGGCTCCAGAGAGGGGCGCGAGTCGCTGCTATCAGTGttgaccccagagacgggcatgggacgctaaggctgctgctgccgccacaaagaagcctgtgtgcaagcacaggtcactatccacaccacccctcacgggagcctgtgcagcccgccactgcagggtcccgtgatccagggacaacttccccgggagaacgcacggcgcgcctcaggctgttgcaacgtcatgctgggctccgccgctgcaggctcgccccacattccttacccctccctccacccggccagagtgagcaagagcccccaagcagctgctcctttaaccccgtcctgtctgagtgaagaacagacgccctcaggcgaactacacacagaggcagggccaaatccaaagctgaaccccgggagctgtgcaaacaaagaagagaaagggaaatttctcccagcagcctcaggagcagtggattaaacctccacaatcaacttgaggtaccctgcatctgtggaatacctgaatagacaacgaatcatcccaaattgaggaggtggactttgggagcaacgatatatacatatttttcccttttgctctttttgtgagtgtgtatgtgtatgcttctgtgtgtgattttgtctctatagctttgcttttaccatttgtcccaggGTACAGTCTGTCcgtcgttttttgtttttgttttttttttagtatagtttttagcgcttgttatcattggtggatttgttttttggtttggttgctctcttctttctttctttcttttcttattacttaaaaaatttttttaataattattttttattttaataacttaaatttaatttaatttaatttaattttatcttctttctttctttctttctttttctccctttaattctgaGCTGTGtagatgacaggctcttggtgctccagccaggcatcagggctgtgcctctcaggtgcgagagccaagttcaggacattcgtccacaagagacctcccagcttcaCGTAATAACAAACGGAGAATATCTccgagagatctccatctcaacaccaagacccagctccactcaacaaccagcaagctaccgtgctggacaccctatgtcaaacagctagcaagacaggaacacaacgacacccattagcagagaggctgcctaaaatcataataaggccatagatgtcccaaaacacaccaccagacatggacctgccaaccagaaagacaagatccagcctcatccaccagaacgaAGGCGCTAGTAccctccagcaggaagcctacacaacccactgaaccaaccttagccactgggggcagacaccaaaaacaacgggaactacaaacctgcagcctgtgagaaggagaccccaaacacagtaagttaagcaaaatgagaggacagagaaacacacagcagatgaaggaccaaggtaaaaactcaccagacctaccaaatgaagaggaaataggcagtctgcctgaaaaagaattcagagtaatgatagtaaagatgatccaaaatcttggaaatagaatggagaaaatacaagaaacgtttaacaaggacctagaagaactaagagcaaacaaacagtgatgaacaacacaataaatgaaattaaaaattctctagccCTCTGCCCCCCGTCCCCCACTGTGGCCGACAGACGAGGCGAAATTTGGTTGCCTGTTGGCCTTAACACATGCCTTCAAATTACAAAACAAGATTTACTACTAGGTACACATTGGAAGAAGCAGGTGTTAATACCACTGGAACTTTGTCTttcaaatcaaaga
This window encodes:
- the TLR2 gene encoding toll-like receptor 2 — translated: MPPALWTVWVLGSVISLPKEGASDQASSLSCDPTGVCDGRSRSFNSIPSGLTAAVKSLDLSSNEITYVSNSDLRRCVNLRALRLGANEIHTVEEDSFFSLRSLEYLDLSYNRLSNFSSSWFRSLSALKFLNLLGNLYKTLGERSLFSHLPNLRILKVGNSNSFTEIQEKDFAGLTLLEKLEINAPNLQTYAPKSLKSIQNISHLILHLKQPILLLEIFVDILSSLECLELRDTNLNTFHFSEVSINETNTSIKKFTFRNVQITDESFIEVVKLFNYVSGVLEVEFDDCTHDGVGDFRTLTLDTIKYLGDVETLTIRKLHIPQFFLYHDLSNIYSLTGKVKRITIENSKVFLVPCLLSQHLKSLEYLDLSENLMSEETLKNSACEHAWPFLKTLVLRQNRLKSLEKTGEILLTLQNLTNLDISKNNFHSMPETCQWPGKMKYLNLSSTRIQSLTRCIPQTLEILDISNNNLDSFSLILPELKELYISRNKLKTLPDASFLPVLLVMRISRNIINTFSKEQLDSFQNLKTLEAGGNSFICSCDFLSFTQGQQALAQVLIDWPEDYLCDSPSPVRGQRVQDTWLSPSECHRAAVVSAVCCALFLLLLLVGILCHRFHGLWYMKMMWAWLQAKRKPRKAPRRDICYDAFVSYSERDSYWVENLMVQELEHFNPPFKLCLHKRDFIPGKWIIDNIIDSIEKSHKTIFVLSENFVKSEWCKYELDFSHFRLFDENNDAAILILLEPIEKKAIPQRFCKLRKIMNTKTYLEWPTDEMQQEGFWLNLRAAIKS